One genomic region from Phragmites australis chromosome 1, lpPhrAust1.1, whole genome shotgun sequence encodes:
- the LOC133884345 gene encoding uncharacterized protein LOC133884345 gives MARFYRSSIVLLLLLIAAWGTTPVSSHAQPTQPAQPEPEPELDYGRRYDKYSPSFSTDMVKNEKKPPHGNDLSKESGKKVEHANQAAADAAHLLRAKEEIFKRTAKHIHDILINARMAIHLKGELLVKSAEFMIHVAGEVSMHLCKVANEHAKAAVGDTAATLKRQQEALKRIAERVKVASQDRSLANKAKQEAFKGLAQDLVKICGEMSASMSKMAEVAAGVAGGISVDVHFRAGVDAGARARAQASAGAGTQAEAKASKSGGGNAGGDAGGNVGGHIDAGTSASGGGKVGGSGEANADASATKASKDGGSSAGGDAGQYVGGNIDAKTSVSSGGKAGGSSKENDDKSDDDSASGDARGYAGGNIDADVSASGGKKIGGGGKANADASASKASKSNDGSASSDAGGYAGGNIDADASASGGGKVRSSDKANVDASATKASKSADKYVGGIVGGNIDADASASGGGKTRGNDKENADTSATKASKNDNNNGGGYAGGNTNADSSASGSEKVVGSGNANIDANAGVGSGASVSGGAKVGGGIGGNVGGKVDANVGANADVGASRGAKVGGGKIGAGTGGNVGSNTNAGDDVGAGVGVSGGAKIGAGVGGNIGRSGSANAGVGVSGGAKNGAGIGGNVGGSSNTNVGGSANVGADGGADIYRDAKFGGGIKGNVSGGGNTNAGAGVNKGVDADIGLSGGAKVGGGVAGNIGGSGNANVGAGARGNVGGSGDANAGVGAGVAGNMGGSGNAYTGAGVGVSGARSSGANAGASTDANAAVGAGIGVSGGAKVSGGVGGNVGGSGNSNTNDGLNAGVGVSKSATIGGGIGGNIGGSGNANASANAGAGVDVGITKSASIGGGIGGNVGGSGNANVGAGARGNVGGSDGANAGVGAGVSGSAKIGGGIGGNIGGSGNAYTGAGAGVSGGGSSGANVGGSGGANTGAGVGVSKGIDGSVGTGIGNTNVGGNVAAGASGEGNTGAEAGESKSAKGGSDFGYGSSKKEL, from the exons ATGGCGAGGTTTTATAGAAGCTCTATAGTTCTCCTACTTTTGCTCATCGCAGCGTGGGGAACGACGCCGGTGTCGTCCCATGCCCAGCCGACGCAGCCAGCccagccggagccggagccggagctgGATTACGGACGCCGGTACGATAAATATTCTCCTTCATTCTCCACTGACAT GGTGAAGAATGAGAAGAAACCACCACATGGCAATGACCTAAGCAAGGAATCTGGGAAGAAGGTCGAACATGCCAACCAGGCAGCCGCGGATGCCGCGCATCTGCTCAGGGCCAAAGAAGAAATCTTCAAGCGCACGGCGAAACACATACATGACATCCTCATTAACGCGAGAATGGCGATCCATTTGAAAGGGGAGCTGCTAGTGAAGTCGGCGGAGTTCATGATCCATGTGGCCGGCGAGGTCTCGATGCATCTCTGCAAGGTCGCGAATGAACACGCCAAGGCCGCCGTGGGCGACACTGCGGCGACCCTCAAGCGTCAGCAAGAGGCTCTCAAGAGGATCGCGGAACGCGTGAAGGTTGCCTCCCAAGACAGATCGTTGGCAAACAAGGCGAAGCAGGAAGCCTTCAAGGGCTTGGCGCAAGACCTTGTTAAAATTTGCGGAGAAATGTCTGCCAGCATGTCAAAGATGGCTGAGGTTGCAGCTG GAGTGGCCGGTGGAATATCAGTTGATGTTCATTTCCGTGCTGGTGTTGATGCTGGAGCACGTGCTAGAGCTCAAGCTAGCGCAGGTGCTGGGACTCAAGCTGAAGCTAAAGCAAGTAAGAGTGGGGGAGGTAATGCAGGTGGCGATGCAGGAGGGAATGTGGGTGGCCATATTGATGCTGGCACAAGTGCTTCTGGTGGTGGGAAGGTAGGGGGCAGTGGCGAAGCAAATGCTGATGCCAGTGCAACAAAAGCAAGTAAAGACGGTGGCAGTAGCGCAGGCGGTGATGCAGGACAATACGTGGGTGGTAATATTGATGCCAAAACAAGTGTTTCCAGTGGTGGGAAGGCAGGGGGCAGCAGCAAAGAAAATGACGATAAGAGTGATGATGACAGTGCAAGCGGCGATGCAAGAGGATATGCAGGTGGTAATATTGATGCTGACGTAAGTGCTTCTGGTGGCAAGAAGATAGGGGGCGGTGGAAAAGCAAATGCTGACGCCAGTGCAAGTAAAGCAAGTAAGAGCAACGATGGTAGTGCAAGCAGTGATGCAGGAGGATATGCGGGTGGTAATAttgatgccgatgcaagtgctTCTGGTGGTGGGAAGGTACGGAGCAGCGACAAAGCAAATGTCGATGCTAGTGCAACTAAAGCAAGTAAGAGCGCCGACAAGTATGTGGGTGGAATTGTGGGTGGTAATATTGATGCTGATGCAAGTGCTTCAGGTGGTGGGAAGACAAGGGGCAACGATAAAGAAAATGCAGATACCAGTGCAACTAAAGCAAGTAAGAATGACAACAACAATGGGGGAGGATATGCAGGTGGTAATACCAATGCTGACTCAAGTGCTTCTGGTAGCGAGAAGGTAGTGGGCAGCGGCAATGCAAATATCGATGCTAATGCTGGAGTTGGTAGTGGTGCGAGTGTTTCCGGAGGTGCTAAAGTAGGTGGTGGTATTGGAGGAAATGTAGGTGGCAAAGTTGATGCCAATGTTGGTGCTAATGCTGATGTAGGTGCTTCTAGAGGTGCTAAAGTAGGAGGTGGTAAAATCGGTGCAGGCACCGGAGGAAATGTTGGTAGTAACACTAATGCCGGCGATGATGTTGGTGCTGGTGTGGGTGTCTCTGGAGGAGCGAAAATTGGTGCGGGCGTAGGAGGAAATATTGGCAGGAGCGGTAGTGCTAATGCTGGTGTTGGTGTCTCTGGAGGTGCTAAAAATGGTGCTGGCATAGGAGGAAATGTTGGTGGGAGCAGTAATACCAATGTTGGTGGAAGTGCTAATGTTGGTGCTGATGGTGGTGCGGATATATATAGAGATGCTAAATTTGGTGGTGGTATCAAAGGAAATGTTAGTGGTGGAGGCAACACCAATGCTGGTGCTGGTGTTAACAAAGGTGTCGATGCAGACATCGGTTTATCAGGTGGTGCTAAAGTTGGTGGGGGTGTAGCAGGAAATATAGGTGGAAGTGGCAATGCTAATGTTGGAGCTGGTGCTAGAGGAAATGTAGGTGGGAGTGGCGATGCCAATGCTGGTGTTGGTGCTGGTGTCGCTGGGAACATGGGTGGAAGTGGCAATGCCTACACTGGTGCTGGTGTAGGTGTTTCTGGAGCAAGATCCAGTGGCGCCAATGCTGGTGCTAGTACTGATGCTAATGCAGCTGTCGGTGCAGGCATCGGTGTCTCAGGTGGTGCTAAAGTTAGTGGGGGTGTTGGAGGAAATGTAGGTGGCAGTGGTAATAGCAACACTAATGATGGTCTTAATGCTGGTGTTGGTGTCTCTAAAAGTGCCACAATTGGTGGTGGTATTGGAGGAAATATTGGTGGGAGTGGTAATGCCAATGCTAGTGCTAATGCAGGTGCTGGTGTTGATGTGGGTATCACTAAAAGTGCTTCAATTGGTGGTGGTATCGGAGGAAATGTAGGTGGAAGTGGCAATGCTAATGTTGGAGCCGGTGCTAGAGGAAATGTAGGAGGGAGTGACGGCGCCAATGCTGGTGTTGGTGCCGGTGTCTCTGGAAGTGCTAAAATTGGTGGTGGCATCGGAGGAAACATAGGTGGAAGTGGCAATGCCTACACTGGTGCTGGTGCAGGTGTTTCTGGAGGAGGATCCAGTGGCGCCAATGTTGGTGGATCTGGAGGTGCTAACACAGGTGCAGGAGTTGGTGTGTCCAAAGGCATCGATGGTAGTGTAGGCACTGGTATAGGCAATACAAATGTTGGTGGTAATGTTGCTGCAGGTGCTTCTGGTGAAGGCAACACTGGTGCCGAGGCTGGAGAAAGTAAGTCAGCAAAAGGTGGCTCGGATTTTGGCTATGGTTCATCGAAGAAGGAACTCTAG